ttcgGATTCTCATTGATACGGGTTCGCAGCGATCGTACATATCGAAATACGCTGCAACGTGTATGGAATATGATGTTATCGGTGAAGAATCTATTTTGCATTCTCTTTTTGGGGGTGTTAAAAAGGCAGAAAATCATAGAAGATATTTAGTTCATATAAGTAATGTAGATAATagttttcattgtaattttgagGTATTGGATCAGGAAGTAATTTGTTCTAATatttctagaataaattttttccctcaTATAAAAGAACTTAAATCTCGTAGCATATTTTTAACTGATACTACACAGGGTTATAATGATCAGTTGTTGTATCAATCTTCTCCCTTAGAAATTCATTTGCTAATTGGGGCTGACATCGCTGGCAAACTGCTCAGTGGGGGAATCGAGGAACTTAGTTCAGGATTGGTTTGCGTAGGAACTAAATTAGGTTGGACTCTAATGGGAAAGAATAATAAGGCAGAAGAACAAGATAGTACAAATACCGTCCTATCTTGTCATGTAAATGATGCGAATATTTCAGATTTATGGCGGTTAGACACACTTGGTATTGCTGACCCCAGTGAGAAAAAAACTAGGGTAGAATTAGAACAATCGGCGAAAGAGCATTTTTTCGAACTGTAACTAGAGACTCTGAGGGGAGGTATCAAGTTCGATTGCCCTGGATTGATGGACATCcccctttaaaaaattgtaagggTATTTCTGAGAAAAGACTCGAAAATTGTGTAAAATCCCTTAAGAAATTAGGCAAAATTACTGAATACGAAACAATTTTTGATGAATGGTTAGATCAGGGTATAATAGAGGAGGCGCATTGTTCTGAACCAGAACACTATTTACCTCACCGCcctgtttttaaagaaaattcgaCAACGAAGGTTAGACCCGTCTTTGATGGCTCCGCTCGAGATAAAGAGTCACCTTCTATCAATGACTGTTTAGAAAAGGGCCCCAACTTAGTAGAACTTATACCTTCTGTCATAAACAGGTTTAGAATAGGAAAATATGGAGTTGTGTCAGATATTGAAAAGGCATTTTTGCAAATCGGACTCCATGAACAAGATAGgccttacttaaaatttttatggtggCAGAACGGTAAAAAAGAACATTCGAGAATTTTTCTGCATAAAAGGGTTGTTTTTGGAGTATCCTCGAGTCCTTTCTTATTAGGAGCTACTCTTGAATTCCATTTGAATAATGTTTCTTCTGAATATAAAGAAACatctcaaaaacttttgaaatccTTTTATGTAGACAATTGTGTACACAGtgttgaaaataaagaagaattagTTAAGTTTATTCATGAATCACAAGAAATTCCCGCTTccgcaaaatttaatttacgtgGGTGGGAGCATACTCTTTTTGAGGAATTTGAATCTGAATTGATCGAAACCAAAACAGTTCCTGTATTGGGTTTAAAATGGGATAGTAAAAAGGACGTTTTATCCATTGATTTAAGAGATTCAGATCCCATTGCAAATAATCAATCAgtaactaaaagaaatattttgtcaacCGTACACAAAATCTTTGATCCTATTGGATTTACCTGTCCTGTAACCTTAataccaaaattaatattacaagaATGCTGGAAATTGAAATTGTCTTGGGATTCTGAGTTGCCATCTTGGATGgctaagaaatttattaagtgGAGAGatcaactcaaaattttaaatgatatttctatCCCCAGGTGTTTAGATAAAAATGAGGGAGTTAGAGAAATAACATTGCACGTATTTTGTGATGCTTCCGAAAAAGCATATGCTGCTTGCGTATTTTTAAGGAGTGAAGCTTCAGACACAATTACTTGTCAATTAATACAAGCTAGGTCAAGGGTCGCCCCACTGAAGCCAATATCAGTATCTACGCTAGAACTTTTAGCATGTAACATTGGAGCAAGACTTTTCCAATCTGTGAAGGAAAGTTTACGAATGGAAAAAGTTGACACACGATACTGGTCTGATTCCAGCAATGCGCTTTACTGGATTAAGAAGAATGAAAACTGGGCTACTTTTGTGTTTAATCGTGTGAAAGAAATTCGAACTTTGACCGACCCAGATGATTGGAATCACATCTCCGGTCAATCAAATCCTGCCGATTTGCCTTCCCGAGGATGCAGTATTGAAACTTTAGCAAAGTCTAACTGGTTTCAAGGACCCTCCTGGTTGCAAAACCATCCTGACTATTGGCctaaatccaatatttttcctgatgaagaaattataaatgtagaaaaaagaaaaacagttgtAAGCGTCACAAATACAgaaaatgaagacaaaatttatgATCTTTTCTCCGATTACTCTAAACTACTAATAGTTATTTCTTGGGCTTACAGATTTTTGGATAATTGTAAGAAGAAGAAAGATGCTAGAAAATTTGGAAACATAACTGCGGAAGAAAGGAACAGAACTGAAATTTCGTTGCTAAAAATAGCACAGCGAGAATCTTTCACGGGACCTCATGATAAACGACTACAGAATCTCCAAGTTCTTGAGGATGATAATGGACTTTTTCGAATTAAGACTAGACTCTCGTTAAAAGACGACTTGGAGAATTTCAAATTTCCTATTGTGTTACCAAGTGATCATCCAATAGTTGAAAAGCTTGTTCACTGGAAACATTGTTCTCTTGGTCATGCAGGTGTTCAGATTGTAATGACCCAACTCAGAGAAGAGTTCTGGATTCTGAAGTTCAGAAAGACTGTTCGCAAAGTTATCAGAAAGTGCATAATTTGCAAACGATTCGATTCACGACCAATCGCAACTCCAACAGCTCCATTGCCTGTTGACCGTCTAAGAGCAGCTTCTGTATTTGAAATTACAGGAATAGATTTTACAGGGCCTCTCTATCTGAAAGAAAATCAGAAGTCGTGGATTGTCATTTATACTTGTGCTGTGTTTAGAGCAATACATCTGGAACTGACTACTTCACTGTCCACTGAAAGTTTTCTACAGACTTTTCGAAGATATGTGGCTCGTAGAGGAAGACCAGCTATCGTTTACTCTGATAACGGAACAAACTTGGTTGGAGCGAACAATCttcttaaaaagattaattgggATGCAGTAGTTAAAAACAGTGCAGTGAATAAGATTAACTGGAAGTTTATCCCCCCATCTGCACCTTGGTGGGGTGGCTTTTGGGAACGTTTGATTGGAATTCTCAAGCGAATACTTCGCAAAGTCTTAGGTCGGACGTCTCTCAACTTCGAAGAATTAAATACTGTCTTATGTGATTGTGAAAGTATCATCAATGGACGACCTCTCACGTACGTCAGTGAAGATATAAGTGATCTAGTGCCTCTTACTCCCAGCATGTTCCTTCAAGAGGTCAGAGAAGTTGGACTACCAGACCTGGATCTCTTGGACAGCAAATCTTTGAATAAAAGGTTTGCCTACCGTCAAAGATTGAGACAAGATCTGACGAAACGTTTTCGTTCGGAATATTTGGGACAGCTGAGACAATTCGATAGAAAAATGCGAAGTTCTTCACCTATCAAAATAGGCGATGTTGTGCTGATATCCAGTGACAACACAAAGAGACTGGATTGGCCTCTAGGGAAAGTTATCGAGGTGTTCACGTCACGAGATGGAAACATCAGACTCGTAAAGTTAAAGACAAAAAAGGTGGTGAAGTTCTACGATCAACATCGAGGCTGTTTCCCCTTGAAGTTGGGGAAAACGAAAAGGATGTTTTGGAAAAGCGTATTTGAGTTTCTTGGTGTAAAAACTCAAAGGTGGGAGGATGTTGGAAATtccaattaaaatcattaatctaTCACTTAATTTCATCTAGTGAGCGCGTGATAATCACGTGCTCAAGGCTAATCCGACTCCTCCCACACACACTGACACTCTGGTTCGAGGGAGAACTGTTTTAGAACTGCGATGCGAAgcacgtttttttttgttgtgtgGGTCCGTAAATATTTTGTGTCCATATGTTTGTgattgtgaataaaattttatattgactGTTTCACTCTcaacttcaattatttatatgatttataGAAGTCTATGGATTAATACGAAGTGTTCCCGGCCTTTTGGTGGAGGTAAGCTATCTCCTTTTCGATATCTTTTGATAATAcccaaaaaatgtatatttattccgacaaagtacgtttttgtgtctgatttcgttacttaaaatatcgtattcACTAATTACTTTAGGCTCTTGAGCCCTTAAGATCCAGTTCTAATACGTGAAAATTCAAtagttagatcaaaagttattctgttGTTTACTTATAATCAATAGAGCTTTAAGTAAACTTTTTGCCCGTAATATGTATCGCATATATATTAAGTTAAGAATGACAAAATGTAATCGTTACtcagaaatatacatttgaTTATTAAGCAAGGTATATATtcgattgtaatttttaaagatgcaAGATATTTCTTGGAGTCAGAAATGCGATGCAAATAGTTATAAATGAATGCGAAGTTTCAAAAAAGTGGtacttttggaaaattaaagttttttttttttgtaactaaaatGATTTctgcacattattttaaaataatgttgattttttattttagttattatcaTCTATAATTTCATACTTAAGGTAACATTCGAAACATTTTGTCAATATTTGCTTAGAGACGTTTAAATTGCATGGCAAGGTTTATAGAGAGAACACTGTTTTCATGTCTTATAGTTTATATTGAGTATGGTTATTTGCTGCATACGAAATACCAAAGTcttgaatatagtaaaaattgagttcgaaatcaaaataataagtataatgaAGTTGATTTACTGAGATAAACAATATTctcaaatgatatttataaattttcgtaCGTTTTGTCAATTCTTTTTCATCTAATATATTAGTTTACTTTTCAATAAACAGATCTAACCTCGTTAAAGATTCCCCACTACTGCACACTGTTtgcattttctttctaaaattcaGGTAAAATATCGGGCAGCAATCAATTggtccaattaaccgtaaagttaaCGGTAGAGAACATTTTCTACGTTTACggtttttaaagcattgaaaggctaaaatttatcattagaaggctaaatattatcattaaaaagctAAGTATTATCATTAAAGGctaaaatttatcattgaaaggctttattattaattaggtAATTCATTAAAAGGCTAAAATTTATCTCaacatgtttataaaattttaattcaaatatttgcatTAGTTTGGGAAATAAATTAACGAATTAGAATATTGACTTTACCTTAGtttctaaaatcaatttaatgt
The Parasteatoda tepidariorum isolate YZ-2023 chromosome 9, CAS_Ptep_4.0, whole genome shotgun sequence genome window above contains:
- the LOC107438580 gene encoding uncharacterized protein gives rise to the protein MSVESVRKLRTPARSNFSKALNKALDLLKENENDPDILATQIVLLEQKYKELKELDFKLLSILSDDQTCSQDNFDLEYDAITVYEDRFLETSTKLKRRLNIIEKPKIEEPVLKNSTENINSPRKFKLPELELKQFNGNIKEWLQWWGQFKKIHEDSDIEDDDKLQYLIQSTVKNSAARQLVESFPPSGKNYEEIIKCLKQRFGRDDLLIEVYIRELLALVINNSNPQGQKYSLVRLYDTLEGQLRSLKSLGVAKDNFSAILLYPLIESCLPSDLLKIYERAQSELKTEISGNDRLANLLNFLKKEIESEQKLLIARSPFGLENHNRKPMTHHFQRNKISAADLINSSKQNVSHLANSKVDECVFCNKSHLSQDCRYAMNLPFEKKKEILMEKEIHLLIGADIAGKLLSGGIEELSSGLVCVGTKLGWTLMGKNNKAEEQDSTNTVLSCHVNDANISDLWRLDTLGIADPSEKKTRGISEKRLENCVKSLKKLGKITEYETIFDEWLDQGIIEEAHCSEPEHYLPHRPVFKENSTTKVRPVFDGSARDKESPSINDCLEKGPNLVELIPSVINRFRIGKYGVVSDIEKAFLQIGLHEQDRPYLKFLWWQNGKKEHSRIFLHKRVVFGVSSSPFLLGATLEFHLNNVSSEYKETSQKLLKSFYVDNCVHSVENKEELVKFIHESQEIPASAKFNLRGWEHTLFEEFESELIETKTVPVLGLKWDSKKDVLSIDLRDSDPIANNQSVTKRNILSTVHKIFDPIGFTCPVTLIPKLILQECWKLKLSWDSELPSWMAKKFIKWRDQLKILNDISIPRCLDKNEGVREITLHVFCDASEKAYAACVFLRSEASDTITCQLIQARSRVAPLKPISVSTLELLACNIGARLFQSVKESLRMEKVDTRYWSDSSNALYWIKKNENWATFVFNRVKEIRTLTDPDDWNHISGQSNPADLPSRGCSIETLAKSNWFQGPSWLQNHPDYWPKSNIFPDEEIINVEKRKTVVSVTNTENEDKIYDLFSDYSKLLIVISWAYRFLDNCKKKKDARKFGNITAEERNRTEISLLKIAQRESFTGPHDKRLQNLQVLEDDNGLFRIKTRLSLKDDLENFKFPIVLPSDHPIVEKLVHWKHCSLGHAGVQIVMTQLREEFWILKFRKTVRKVIRKCIICKRFDSRPIATPTAPLPVDRLRAASVFEITGIDFTGPLYLKENQKSWIVIYTCAVFRAIHLELTTSLSTESFLQTFRRYVARRGRPAIVYSDNGTNLVGANNLLKKINWDAVVKNSAVNKINWKFIPPSAPWWGGFWERLIGILKRILRKVLGRTSLNFEELNTVLCDCESIINGRPLTYVSEDISDLVPLTPSMFLQEVREVGLPDLDLLDSKSLNKRFAYRQRLRQDLTKRFRSEYLGQLRQFDRKMRSSSPIKIGDVVLISSDNTKRLDWPLGKVIEVFTSRDGNIRLVKLKTKKVVKFYDQHRGCFPLKLGKTKRMFWKSVFEFLGVKTQRWEDVGNSN